The Thermomicrobiales bacterium region ATCACACCCAGCGGTCCATTCCCACCTTCCATCTCCGGTGGCCGCCCAATGAGCATCCCGGTTCCGATCAGCGCCCCGACGAGCGCGATGAGCTGCGGTTGGCTCAATGGTTCGTGCAGCACCAGGACCGAGAGAACCGCCACGATGACCGGCGCGCCACAGAGCGAAATGAGCGTCGTGGCCGTCACGCCGATCTGTTCTATCGCCGCCAGGTAGAGCCATTGGTAGAGGATGAGCGCGATCCCAAGCCCGATCATGCGCAACAAGTCGGACCGGGTGAAGCTCAGCAACGTGCGCCCACCAGCGAGCCAGACCGCCACAATGCAGATGGGACTTGCCAGCAGCGTGCGAATCCAGGTCACCGATACGGCATCGAGCGCGCTATGCTCGAAGACCCCTTTCGACGCCACGCCGATCGTTCCCCAAAGAATGCCGGTGCCGATCAGCAACAACATCCCGGACGGCACTCCGCTGGTTCGGCTCCTCGATTCCACCCGTTCCCTTCCTCAGCGGCTTCTCACGCAAGCGCGTGATTCTATACCTGGCGATCGTGTCGACGAGCATGGCAATGCTGCAGGGGAAATTGACAAAGCCCCGTCGTCGGTGGAAAGTTGCAGCACGGCAATGTGCCCGCTCGTCACGATGCTGGCACAGTCCGCATTGCAATGCCCAATTTCGAGGAAAGGCCCGTCATGAACCGCCTCGCTATGCTCCTGCTCACCGTCCTGTTCGCCGTGGTTCCTATCGGCATCGCCGCCCAGGACGCTACCCCGGTTGCCAGTCCGGAAGCCGTTGGCTCACCTGAAGCTGTCGGTGGCGCCCAGGCCACCATCTTCGTGCGCGAAAGCGGCACCCTGGGGCGCTACTTCTCTACGCCCGATGGCCGCTCGCTCTACGTCACCGATGGGGATACCGTCGCGAATGAGAGCAGTTGCCTGGACGACTGCGCAATCGCCTGGATACCGTTCTCCGCCACCGAACCGCTTGCGCTGCCTGCCGACGTAACCGGCGAGCTCACCCTCTTCGAGCGAGCGGACGGCGAGCTGCAACTCGCCTACAACGGTATGCCGCTCTACACCTACAACGCCGATGCCGGCCCGGGCGACACGCTGGGCGACGGCGTTGGAGGAACGTGGTGGCTTGCGGCTCCTGGCGATCAACTCGGTGTCCCGGCCACCCCGGTGGCCCCGACCGCAATCGACATGGGCACTCCGCGCGCTGCTGGCCCGGTGACGGTCTCGATGCGTGAGTTCTATATCCAGTCCGCCGCGGTCACCTTCTCCACCGACGCGGAATACACCTTCAACATCACCAATCTCGGCTCGGCCGAGCACCAGTTCGTCATCGAGCCAGCCGGCTCGCAAGGTGAGCCGATCTCATCCGATGCCGGCGCCGCCGAGGTGGTCACCATTGCCCCAGGCGAGACCGCCACCCTGGTCGTGACCTTTACCGACACCGGCAACTACCAACTCGCCTCCCATGCCAACACCGACTACGAGCAGGGCATGGCACTGAACATCACGGTCATCTAGCTGGCGGTCCCGCTGTCACGACGAAAAAACGGCTTGGGTCATTTCCCAAGCCGTTTGCATGCGCTTCAGCGAAGGCTTGCTCCAACATGCGCGTTCGATCGATCGGGTACGCGGGCGCCTACCGTCTCCGGTCTTCCGACCAGTTCATGAACCAGAAGAAGAGCACGATACCGCCGACTCCAGCTCCGACCATCGCGATCGCGCTGCCGATCAGCTCGAAGCCGAGCTTCCAAATGATCCACCCGATCGCGAACCCCGCAGCCGCGCCGAGCAGCACCGCCACGATCCAGGCCACGATCAGTTTCCATCCCTCCATGGTCCGCCCTCCAGGTTTGTCTACGACCGTCAATCAGCCGACTGGTCCTGAGGCGATCTTCCCGCCCGGCGCGAGTTTGGGGTATCCCTCGAACGTCGCAATGCCCGT contains the following coding sequences:
- a CDS encoding EamA family transporter, with product MESRSRTSGVPSGMLLLIGTGILWGTIGVASKGVFEHSALDAVSVTWIRTLLASPICIVAVWLAGGRTLLSFTRSDLLRMIGLGIALILYQWLYLAAIEQIGVTATTLISLCGAPVIVAVLSVLVLHEPLSQPQLIALVGALIGTGMLIGRPPEMEGGNGPLGVIYALGCALGIAIHAMGSRSVAGRIHPMVVLAIGFSVGAIALAPFVFARGFHPDADATAWALLVYLATVPSFVAYFFYQRGLRDVPASMATIVTLIEPLIAAVLAWFFFQERLGWVGIAGGALLLASIWILSTRAVRRNPVQLVVEAEG